A DNA window from Naumovozyma dairenensis CBS 421 chromosome 7, complete genome contains the following coding sequences:
- the NDAI0G00120 gene encoding uncharacterized protein, with amino-acid sequence MPQIINHPIFQIDMKFLKTIDQKRVRHVSYRKNELPSKEIDMLFMYRIIQSEGGNIKKINGKEFFETLRTSHPRTRIFLVPSYYHSIYKEYLSPEEKVVELYFKDEYIHLTKAYFFMVGTAVVIGLERGAFDTGAASELVSEFARLNPDAADTEWYLNQSVRILTGFFEKVILDWKDQYRPDNRKTDQEIREEINRLNEVAKLLDMVPEIIASNLEIAKGMQQQDFDEMKKDVNKETIVAKKKIYKCKITLLRRIYPRLSLELFGELVALMQAVVKLFTLVLTAVLELKTSTKLRNSLFW; translated from the coding sequence atgCCACAAATTATTAACCatccaatttttcaaattgacatgaaatttttgaaaacgATTGATCAAAAAAGGGTGAGGCACGTTTCatatagaaaaaatgaacTCCCATCAAAGGAAATCGATATGTTATTTATGTACAGGATCATTCAAAGCGAAGGTGGTAACATCAAGAAGATTAATGGGAAGGAGTTCTTTGAGACCTTAAGAACCTCACATccaagaacaagaatttTTCTCGTTCCATCatattatcattcaatttacAAGGAATATTTGTCTCCAGAAGAAAAAGTCGTGGAGTTGTATTTCAAAGATGAATATATCCACCTTACAAAAGCCTATTTCTTTATGGTGGGAACAGCCGTTGTGATTGGTCTGGAAAGGGGTGCTTTCGACACGGGTGCCGCTAGTGAGCTTGTATCTGAATTCGCTCGTCTTAACCCAGATGCTGCTGATACTGAGTGGTATTTAAATCAGTCTGTTCGAATACTCACCGGGTTTTTCGAGAAAGTAATCCTAGATTGGAAAGACCAGTATAGGCCAGACAACAGAAAGACTGATCAGGAAATCcgtgaagaaattaatcGCTTGAACGAAGTCGCTAAATTACTGGACATGGTCCCAGAGATTATTGCCAGCAATTTAGAAATTGCAAAAGGGATGCAGCAGCAGGATTTTGACGAAATGAAGAAGGACGTTAATAAAGAGACCATAGTggcaaagaaaaaaatatataaatgtaaAATTACCCTTCTTCGTCGGATATACCCAAGGCTGTCATTAGAGTTATTTGGAGAGTTAGTGGCACTGATGCAAGCGGTTGTGAAGCTGTTTACTCTGGTGCTGACAGCTGTCCTTGAATTGAAAACCAGTACTAAACTACGAAATTCGTTATTTTGGTGA
- the NDAI0G00130 gene encoding uncharacterized protein produces the protein MGQLVVGGNGSFPLLANEDGNIIAKTHIDIDLSAFELIGSSPIEKRDDNTDWFNITYRDTSNLFFDNLLDLEKRLNIHACVTWVVGAVNCTNIIWEGLENIWDIAFKIKQLANSKQCSEIHGQQRGMYYRYWVSGGDCGTTAEQKTFAGVIDTVLRKLEGEWDCNIYCITMTHGGTWIGTLLIGANEKAQYASCGGQFKGCYDEGCGELTGWYNCNS, from the coding sequence ATGGGCCAACTAGTAGTGGGTGGTAATGGTTCATTCCCACTCTTAGCGAATGAAGATGGTAATATTATTGCAAAAACTCATATCgatattgatttatctGCTTTTGAGCTAATCGGAAGCAGTCCAATTGAAAAACGTGATGACAATACTGATTGGTTCAACATTACTTACAGGGATACATCTAACTTATTCTTCGACAATTTACTTGACTTAGAAAAGAGATTGAATATTCATGCTTGTGTAACATGGGTTGTAGGTGCGGTGAACTGTACTAATATCATTTGGGAAGGTTTGGAAAACATTTGGGACATTGCATTCAAGATTAAGCAATTAGCAAATTCCAAACAGTGTTCTGAAATCCATGGCCAACAGAGAGGTATGTACTATAGATATTGGGTTAGTGGTGGTGATTGTGGTACAACAGCTGAACAAAAGACATTTGCCGGTGTTATCGATACTGTGCTGCGTAAATTAGAGGGTGAATGGGACTGTAACATTTATTGTATTACAATGACACACGGTGGAACATGGATCGGTACTTTATTAATTGGTGCTAACGAAAAGGCTCAGTATGCTAGTTGTGGTGGTCAATTTAAGGGCTGTTATGATGAAGGTTGTGGTGAATTAACGGGCTGGTACAATTGTAACAGTTAA